A genomic stretch from Penicillium digitatum chromosome 4, complete sequence includes:
- a CDS encoding putative RNA-directed DNA polymerase from transposon X-element, translating into MEQHNISLRWAPGHTGIEGNEAADTLAGEGALRGSAIGMEAEPTISGIRSIFRELRNEARLRWWDTVSQKLSQWYRRWSDTYEIDSLPELELRRPALHRWLALRSSHGDFDWYHRKFNHEDAKLDCSCGRRKSPEHLALCHKTQRSFRHWPKRPPTPPTDRTEAVAYLRSLDPKQFVELLELTSFYSRVCTR; encoded by the coding sequence atggaacagcacaatatcagtctccgatgggcccctgggcacactgggatcgaagggaacgaagctgctgacaccttagccggtgaaggcgcgctacgcggtagtgctatagggatggaagccgaacccacgattagcgggatccgatccatcttccgggaacttcggaacgaggctcgcttgcgctggtgggacacggtctctcaaaaactctcccagtggtaccgacgctggtcagacacctacgagattgattcactgccggaactcgaactccgacgaccagcgctccaccgctggcttgccctccgctcgtcgcatggcgacttcgactggtaccaccgcaagttcaaccacgaagacgccaaactcgactgctcatgcggccgccgaaagtcaccagagcacctcgctctctgccacaaaacccagaggtctttccgacactggccaaaacgccccccgacacctccaaccgacaggacagaggcagtcgcctaccttcgcagcctggaccccaagcagtttgttgaactactggagctcacaagcttctactcgcgggtctgcacgaggtaa
- a CDS encoding Putative glutathione-dependent formaldehyde-activating enzyme, with the protein MARSLHPLIDNGITPGSSSFSGGKLHCRCASDQVEITLSSNIAHNHACGCSKCWKPSGSLFSIVGVVPRDALSVTANASKLFIVDKEATIQRNACKDCGVHLFGRIEKNHPFKGLDFVHVELSDENGWQEPQFAGFVSSIIEQGSHPKEMDEVRAKFKAVGLQTYDVLSPLLMDLISTFTAQNSGIRFANL; encoded by the coding sequence ATGGCGCGCTCTCTCCACCCTCTCATCGACAATGGCATCACACCAGGCTCTAGTAGCTTCTCCGGTGGGAAGCTCCACTGTCGCTGCGCCTCCGACCAGGTCGAGATCACTTTGAGTAGCAATATTGCCCATAACCACGCCTGTGGCTGCTCCAAGTGTTGGAAGCCATCCGGTTCTCTCTTCTCCATTGTTGGCGTTGTTCCCCGAGATGCCCTCTCGGTGACTGCAAATGCCTCGAAACTTTTCATTGTGGACAAGGAAGCTACCATTCAACGCAATGCCTGCAAGGATTGCGGGGTGCACCTCTTCGGGCGTATCGAGAAGAATCATCCTTTCAAGGGTCTCGACTTTGTGCACGTAGAATTGTCCGATGAAAATGGCTGGCAAGAACCCCAATTCGCCGGTTTTGTCTCATCCATCATTGAACAGGGTTCCCACCCCAAAGAAATGGATGAAGTGAGAGCCAAATTCAAGGCCGTTGGCCTACAGACATACGACGTGCTGTCACCATTGTTGATGGATTTGATCTCCACATTTACGGCTCAGAATTCCGGCATCAGATTTGCCAATTTGTGA
- a CDS encoding Integral membrane protein yields the protein MTGESGPVEVSRAVAMVIAALFALACWNVLQILVSIFNTFQRRRGLYFWSMVIATLGILLHALSTFLRYFALAPNLPMCVLICIGWYAMVTGQSVVLYSRLHLVTNYDCYSRWVLGMIIFNFCALHIPTTVLFLGMNLDIESFVGPFAIYERIQLAGFAAQETIISGLYIWETMTSLRPVLALKGRRGQRVVVNLIIVNALAVLLDAALLTTEYTNHFDVQTTFKPVAYSIKLMLEFTVLNSLLVVIRTNPSADVIQDVEQLHSDLHIDPCWSGKHPDNTAAYDIDPERSDQSDRGLQVSPPVRSHSSWASLDHHVGPA from the coding sequence ATGACAGGTGAATCGGGACCTGTCGAGGTTTCTCGAGCGGTTGCAATGGTAATTGCTGCTCTCTTCGCCCTGGCATGTTGGAACGTCCTTCAAATCCTGGTTTCCATTTTCAACACCTTCCAACGCCGTCGTGGCCTTTACTTCTGGAGCATGGTGATCGCCACCTTGGGAATCCTTCTCCACGCTCTTTCGACATTTCTTCGCTACTTCGCTCTCGCCCCCAATCTCCCTATGTGTGTTTTGATCTGTATCGGCTGGTATGCTATGGTCACTGGCCAGTCCGTGGTGTTGTACTCACGACTGCATCTGGTCACGAACTATGATTGCTACTCCCGCTGGGTGCTGGGTATGATCATTTTCAACTTTTGTGCTTTGCACATTCCCACCACCGTTCTCTTCCTTGGGATGAATCTTGATATCGAAAGCTTTGTCGGTCCGTTTGCCATCTACGAGCGAATTCAATTGGCCGGATTCGCCGCTCAGGAGACGATTATCAGTGGTTTATACATCTGGGAGACCATGACAAGTTTGAGGCCTGTGTTGGCGTTAAAAGGACGTCGCGGTCAGAGAGTTGTTGTCAACCTCATTATTGTCAACGCTCTCGCAGTTTTGTTGGATGCAGCTCTCCTGACGACAGAGTATACGAATCACTTTGACGTACAAACCACCTTCAAGCCAGTGGCCTATAGTATCAAGTTGATGCTAGAGTTCACGGTACTAAACAGTCTTCTTGTTGTGATCCGCACAAATCCATCGGCCGACGTCATTCAAGACGTTGAACAACTGCATAGTGATCTTCACATAGACCCATGCTGGAGTGGGAAGCACCCTGACAATACTGCCGCTTACGACATCGATCCAGAAAGGTCTGATCAAAGTGATCGGGGGCTCCAAGTATCGCCCCCTGTAAGATCACATTCTTCCTGGGCTTCGTTGGACCATCACGTCGGGCCAGCTTGA